A single Dermacentor variabilis isolate Ectoservices chromosome 9, ASM5094787v1, whole genome shotgun sequence DNA region contains:
- the EMC3 gene encoding ER membrane protein complex subunit 3, producing MAELLLDPDIRIWVFLPIVVITFLIGIVRHYVSILISSTKKVELQQVQDSQALIRSRFLRENGKYIPKQSFLMRKNFFNNEETGYFKTQKRTPVMQNPMTDPSVMTDMLKGNLTNVLPMIVIGGWINWTFSGFVTTKVPFPLTLRFKPMLQRGIELMSLDASWVSSASWYFLNVFGLRSIYALVLGENNAADQTRVMQDQMSGAALAMPPDPKQAFKAEWEALEICEHQWAMKNVEEELLGNVPPSEKPSTSKKYE from the exons ATGGCAGAACTTTTGCTCGATCCCGATATTAGGATATGGGTTTTTCTGCCCATTGTAGTAATTACTTTTCTTATTGGCATAGTGAGGCACTACGTGTCCATCCTGATTTCCTCTACCAAGAAAGTGGAGCTGCAACAAGTCCAGGATAG tcAAGCACTTATCCGCAGCAGATTCCTTCGCGAAAACGGGAAGTACATTCCAAAGCAG AGTTTCCTAATGCGCAAGAACTTCTTCAACAATGAGGAGACCGGCTACTTCAAGACGCAGAAGCGGACGCCTGTCATGCAGAACCCGATGACTGATCCCTCAGTGATGACCGACATGCTCAAGGGAAACCTGACCAATGTCCTGCCCATGATTGTCATTGGTGGCTGGATCAACTGGACCTTCTCAGGATTTGTCACCA CAAAGGTTCCATTCCCACTGACCCTACGCTTCAAGCCCATGTTGCAGCGTGGTATTGAGCTCATGTCACTGGATGCCTCCTG GGTCAGCTCAGCATCGTGGTACTTTCTGAATGTCTTTGGGCTACGTAGCATCTACGCCTTGGTGCTTGGAGAAAATAATG CTGCAGACCAGACAAGAGTGATGCAGGACCAGATGTCTGGCGCTGCGCTGGCGATGCCTCCAGACCCCAAGCAGGCCTTCAAG GCTGAATGGGAAGCCCTCGAGATTTGCGAGCACCAGTGGGCCATGAAAAACGTTGAGGAAGAGCTGCTGGGAAATGTCCCTCCCTCTGAGAAACCAAGCACTAGCAAGAAGTATGAATGA